The DNA sequence ACATCAAAGAATCCACTCCCATGATTGACACAAAATTTTTCCTGAAATATTAAACACCAAAAGGTTTAGTATTTAACTGAACCAATATTTTGAATGTAAGTACCTCACCGTGAGGCTTACCATCCGGGCTTGAGTTTTCAGGAAGATTATAGGTGCCCGGTTCTATTCACAAGGGTTTGAAGCAGAGTCTGGGCCTCTTGAATCTTTTAACCTCCCATTCTTCCGGTCAGCTCGAGATGGTGATGGGCATGGATCACACACTTGACACTGCCTCAACAATAGTTGGATCCATGGTAGCAAATGTCAGCTTATTTAGTATGGCTAGCGGCACTGCAAGAGGTGGTGCACCAAATGCCAGACTTGCCATCTACAAGGCGTGTTGGTTTCACCTGTGCAGCGATGCTGACATTCTTTCTGCCCTGGATGATTCCATTGGTGATGGTGTTGATGTCCTTTCTCTTTCCCTAGGCCCAGATCCTCCCCAGCCTATTTGCTTTGAAAATGCGATCTCTATTGGTACTTTCCATGCATTCCAAAGAGGGATTCTAGTTTCCGCTTCCGCGGGAAACTCAGGTTTACCACGGACTGCTACCAACGTTGCACCTTGGATCCTTACTGTGGCCGCAAGCACAGTCGACAGGGAATTCAATTCAAACATTTATCTTGGAAATTCGAAAGTTCTAAAGGTGAGTTTAGCATATTACAATGCACccatttaacaaataaaagttatatcattatgatattttattaaaaagagaaatgcttcTGTACTTTCAGGGTTTCTCTTTAAACCCAATCAACATGCAAACTTCTTATGGTTTGATAGCTGCAAGTTCTGCAGCTGCCCCAGGTGTTACAGCAAAGAATGCAAGGTATCTTCTGCATTTTCTGCATGATTCGTTTCATTTACACAAAATCAATTCAATCATGATTGCagtcttacaaaaaaatttatcttcttCTCAGACTATACAAAGGATTTTTCCTCCTTATATTAAGCCAATTTTATCTGGTATAACTTGATACAAAGATTTTATTTTGACGACTGTTTTCCTCAACCCAACAGAAAACACCGCTATTGCTAACACTAGATGaattattttctcaagaaaTATCCTTATAATCTTCACAATATTCAATCTTATCACCACCTTcaataattttagaatttttccttttttcttttaatttttcaagttcctaCGTTGTTTGCTGGAAGCATCATGAAAAAAAGACTCAGAACACTGGCATCCTTTGTTTGGCGACTAACTAGTAAtatctttcaattttaattaactTGGGTACCAAATGTCCTGCTCCACAATGCTCAACCTATCCCAAGAGATCAAAACTGCATTACTTGATCTATTGCTTTAAAAGCTTATTTTCCCCCTTTCTGTATCAGCTTTTGCAAGAACAATAAACTAAACCCAACCTTAGTTGGGAGGAAAATAGTGGTGTGCACAATTGAAACTGTTAACGATAACAGGGGTGAAAAAAGCATATTCTTAAAAGAAGCTGGTGCTGTTGGAATGATACTAGTCGATCCGTTGGTAAAAGATGTTGGCTTTCATTTCGCCATCCCTGGCACTTTAATTGGTCAAGATGAAGCAGAAGAACTTCAAGCATATATCATTACAGCAAAGTGAGTTTATCAAGCTTTATAAATTTAAtccaacaaagaaaagaaaagcctGAAAATACTTGCAATCGAAGAATACTTAATCATGAATtcgttaataaataaaaaattaatagtttaAGTTGATCGTGGCTGCCTGCTGCTATTGCAGGAATCCAGTTGCTAGAATCTCCCCAACTACAACAGTTCTGAATACTAAACCCGCACCAGAAGTGGCCGTATTTTCTTCCATGGGACCAAATATAATAACTCCAGACATTATTAAGGTAAGTTTATCTAGTATTCTTGAATTTTATGCTAAACCGAATCACTCAAACTACTTCCATAAAGAAAAAGATTATACCAACATGGtgggaaataaaaaaagaaataaagaaaagtaGACTTACCTAAAAGTGGAAATTCCTATTGCAGCCAAACATCACAGGACCTGGAGTGAATATTTTGGCAGCATGGTCTCCAGTGGCTACTACAGCTACAGCTGAACGATCTGTCAATTATAACATAATCTCCGGCACCTCAATGTCTTCCCCGCATGTTTCTGCAGTTGCAGCAATGTTAAAATCTTACCAACCTTCCTGGTGTCCAGCAGCCATAATGTCCGCAATAATGACAACAGGTAAATTGTGCCAACATTATAATATCAAAAATTGTAATTTACTCCAGTCTCTGATTATCCAATATCTATGGGTTCATAGCAATGGTCCCACTCGACATGCCATAGGAAGGGATCCAAATGGCTCTCCCACCACGCCCTTTGACTACCGATCTGGACACATCAACCTAGCTGCAGCATTCAATCCTGGACTTGTATATGATTTTAATTCCCATGACATCATCAATTTTCTCTGCAGCAATGGTGCAACCCCTTCACAGTTGAAAAACCTTACAGGGGAACTAGTACAATGCAAGAACCCTCCTACACCTTCCTACAATTTTAATTACCCTTCAATTGGTGTTGCCAACATGAATGGAAATTTACCTGTTTATCAAACAGTCACTTATTATGGTGAAAATCCAACGACATATGCTGCATCTATTGACTACCCAACTGATGTAGAAGTTAGAGTCCAGCCAGCTAAACTGAAGTTTACAAAGATGGGGGAGAAATTGTCTTTCAGAGTTGATTTCATGCCCTACAAGAACAGAAATGGGAGCTGTGTGTTTGGGGCATTAACATGGACCAATGGTATAAATAGGGTTAGGAGTTCTATTGGTGTGAACGTGGTTTCTGTGTAGGAACAAGTGTAAACTCCATAAGCTTGTCAGGTTTTGGGCTCTAAAACATGATTATATGTTACTCATTATCTCATTTGTTTTCTAAACAAGTCTTCAAGAGGAAGTAACATGAAAATACATGATGTCAAATATAACAAGATTCTATGACAGAAATATTTTGCTCTCTTTATTGCGAGATTCTATTTCAGCAATTCCTTGGCATTAAAGGATGTGTAGAGACATGGTTCCATTGTGTATTttgcaaaagaaaatttaagtTCTTACAGGCATGGTTTCATGTGAGAACATCTCGGTTTTAAGGGTTAAAGATGAGGACTAGCCCTTATGGGCATGGTCAGATTGACCAAATGACACTCagtcaaaaacaaagaaaacaattcCCACGTACGTGAAGATTATTTTCACATGCCTCTTAAGCCAGCATGTTGTGAGCATAATGGGGAAAATTACTTTCAGACTTCATGGGGCAAAACAATTAGCATGAGTGAAGATATCAAACTCTTTTCCAAAATGGCACAAACTCCCTCTGATATCCACTCATGTACTTAACctttacaaatttttaaaaattagtacttgttccttccttctttcttcaATGTGAACGACCATCACTTTCACAATTACTTCAGAAATCTGCCCAAGGCAACAGCCAATGTGAGCTATTCTTTGCAATGTGATTTCCAGAACAGAATACTTGGAAAGTGTAAAAGTTGTATAGTTCCTTTGCCCGAGAAGAATATTCTTCACATGAGAAGCCATCAGAAAACCTCATATAAGACCCATTTTCCAAATGCAGTGTCACCAATAGTCCCCGCATGTGCATAAACCACCTTTAAAGTGGTGGAATCGGTTCGAGTCCCTCACAACAATATCTCTAGCTTCAAGCTTTGATAATAGCTTAATAACAGTATGACAGTCTCCACAGACCCTAAGGTTCTTTACAATCTGGATCGGGGTTCCAGGAGTTGTAGTGATCAATCCAAAAGCAATGGCCAGCCTCTCACTGTGTTGAGAAAGGATTGTTTCTTTGTGTTCCTCTTCAACGTCATGAAGCACGTAATTTGTATCAGGCTGATATCCAGCATCCCTCAACCGGATTTTTAACTCCTCAAGTTTGGAATAAATACGATCTGCCAAGGGATGTGAAAGATCACCAGCCAAGAATGAGTAGGTCTTATTTTTTACCTCAATCCAGCTGTAACCAGCTTCCTTTCTTACATTTCTCTCATCCATCAACTTCCTTACCATAgctttttctttccaatttCCTGTCGCAGCATAAATATTGGATAGTAAGACGTAAGCAGCTGAATCTTGTGGCTGAAGTGAAATGAGCTTTTCTGCTGCAAGTTTTCCCAGCTTTGAATTGCGGTGAACATGGCAAGCAGCCAAGAGAGTTCGCCACACAGTTGCACCCGCAGGGAATGGCATCTGATTTATGATATCCATGGCCTTTACAAGCAGTCCGGCACGGCTATACAGATCAACCATACATGAATAATGCTCTATTGTTGGATCAATGTGGTGTTCTTTAACCATCATGTCAAAGTATCTTTGACCTTCAACCACTAAACCAGTATGAGTACATGCAGAAATCACTCCAATGAATGTTATCTCGTCCATTTCTATGTTCCTTCTTCTCATTTCCTCAAACACCTCAAGAGCCTTCTTCCCATGACCATGTTGTGCATATCCAGAGATCATCGAGTTCCATGAAACCAAGTCTCTTTCGTCTTGCCTGTTGAAAACTTCATTTGCACTCTCAATATTTCCTCTCTTGGCATACATGGTAACAAGGGCACTACTTACACATAAAGCATTATGTAGTCCTGATTTGATTGAGCACGCATGAAATTGTTTCCCCTGctctactgctgctgcaggtGCAGCACAGGCATTAATGACACTGCAAAAGGTAAACTCATTTGGTCCTACCCCCTCTTTTGCCAACTGGAGAAAAATTTTAACAGCTCCCTCTGTGTCTCCCCTTTGAGCATATCCTGCTACCATTGCTGACCATGTCACAATGTCCTTTTCATCAATTAATTCAAATACTTTTCCAGCTTCATCAACATAGTCTATCTTAATGTAAGCATCTAAGAGTGCAGTTCCTACAGAAGCTGATTTCTCATAATTAGTTTTAACGACTTGTGCATGTACTTGGAAGATAAAAATAGCTGGTTGAGCTGTAAGGATGGTAGAATAAGTGAAATGGTTTGGTCTAACACCTTCCCTGGCCATTTTGCAAAATAAATTAACTGCTTCCCTTCGTCCACCATTCTGCAAGTACCCACTGATCATGGCCGTCCATGACACCACATTCTGGACACCATGCATCCTAGAAAACAGTTGAAACGCATCATCCATAACACTGCACTTACTGTAAGTGACCATAAGTGCCGTTTTGATATTGTCATAAAATCCATATCCtgttttcaaaacacaacagtGAAGCTGTCTTGCAAAACCC is a window from the Carya illinoinensis cultivar Pawnee chromosome 14, C.illinoinensisPawnee_v1, whole genome shotgun sequence genome containing:
- the LOC122295022 gene encoding LOW QUALITY PROTEIN: subtilisin-like serine-protease S (The sequence of the model RefSeq protein was modified relative to this genomic sequence to represent the inferred CDS: deleted 1 base in 1 codon); translated protein: MGEHSHPNSESVVRANHKLFASVTRSFDGAQQEALHHYSKSFRGFSAMLTPEQAQQLKSSDLVVSMFESKMNKLHTTRSWVFPGIESTNQYNQMPISKTHSDIIVGVIDAEIWPESKSFNDKGLGPVPKKFKGECVTGERFTLANCNRKIIGARFYSQGFEAESGPLESFNLPFFRSARDGDGHGSHLDTASTIVGSMVANVSLFSMASGTARGGAPNARLAIYKACWFHLCSDADILSALDDSIGDGVDVLSLSLGPDPPQPICFENAISIGTFHAFQRGILVSASAGNSGLPRTATNVAPWILTVAASTVDREFNSNIYLGNSKVLKGFSLNPINMQTSYGLIAASSAAAPGVTAKNASFCKNNKLNPTLVGRKIVVCTIETVNDNRGEKSIFLKEAGAVGMILVDPLVKDVGFHFAIPGTLIGQDEAEELQAYIITAKNPVARISPTTTVLNTKPAPEVAVFSSMGPNIITPDIIKPNITGPGVNILAAWSPVATTATAERSVNYNIISGTSMSSPHVSAVAAMLKSYQPSWCPAAIMSAIMTTGKLCQHYNIKNCNLLQSLIIQYLWVHSNGPTRHAIGRDPNGSPTTPFDYRSGHINLAAAFNPGLVYDFNSHDIINFLCSNGATPSQLKNLTGELVQCKNPPTPSYNFNYPSIGVANMNGNLPVYQTVTYYGENPTTYAASIDYPTDVEVRVQPAKLKFTKMGEKLSFRVDFMPYKNRNGSCVFGALTWTNGINRVRSSIGVNVVSV
- the LOC122295021 gene encoding pentatricopeptide repeat-containing protein At2g27610, with the protein product MTLCRPFLRTLRKSQTKQTLNTLKLYHFTYYTSPPCQSGAIAVDPKGPCAPRGRCNVDHAYPVFGKSTQKDLSICNHFLFEYSRTGRNQEALNLFVELHFSSLPVDASTLSCVLKVCGCLFDQNVGMQVHGKCIKSGFVEDVSVGTALVDMYMKTEGVGRGRRVFDEMGERNVVSWTSLLSGYVRNGLNVQAIELFFRMQVEGIKPNQFTSATVLGALADDGMLEKGIQVHSMVIKNGFDSTTFVCNALINMYSKSGMVKDARAVFDGMETRDEVSWNGMVAGYLTNGIYVEALEMFYKMRLAGLKLTQTIFATMIRLCANLKELGFARQLHCCVLKTGYGFYDNIKTALMVTYSKCSVMDDAFQLFSRMHGVQNVVSWTAMISGYLQNGGRREAVNLFCKMAREGVRPNHFTYSTILTAQPAIFIFQVHAQVVKTNYEKSASVGTALLDAYIKIDYVDEAGKVFELIDEKDIVTWSAMVAGYAQRGDTEGAVKIFLQLAKEGVGPNEFTFCSVINACAAPAAAVEQGKQFHACSIKSGLHNALCVSSALVTMYAKRGNIESANEVFNRQDERDLVSWNSMISGYAQHGHGKKALEVFEEMRRRNIEMDEITFIGVISACTHTGLVVEGQRYFDMMVKEHHIDPTIEHYSCMVDLYSRAGLLVKAMDIINQMPFPAGATVWRTLLAACHVHRNSKLGKLAAEKLISLQPQDSAAYVLLSNIYAATGNWKEKAMVRKLMDERNVRKEAGYSWIEVKNKTYSFLAGDLSHPLADRIYSKLEELKIRLRDAGYQPDTNYVLHDVEEEHKETILSQHSERLAIAFGLITTTPGTPIQIVKNLRVCGDCHTVIKLLSKLEARDIVVRDSNRFHHFKGGLCTCGDYW